Proteins encoded together in one Otariodibacter oris window:
- the rpoZ gene encoding DNA-directed RNA polymerase subunit omega, producing MARVTVQDAVEKIGNRFDLILTAARRARQLQLHTREALVPEEDDKPTVIALREIEEGLIDNKVMDQQESIDALHQEVAEREAISFLADVQANS from the coding sequence ATGGCTCGTGTAACAGTTCAAGATGCTGTAGAAAAAATTGGTAACCGTTTTGATTTAATTTTAACAGCAGCACGTCGTGCAAGACAATTGCAACTTCATACTCGTGAAGCGTTAGTGCCAGAAGAAGATGATAAGCCAACAGTCATTGCTTTACGTGAAATTGAAGAAGGTCTTATCGATAATAAAGTGATGGATCAACAAGAAAGTATCGATGCACTTCATCAAGAAGTTGCTGAGCGTGAGGCGATCTCTTTCCTTGCGGATGTTCAAGCAAACTCTTAA
- a CDS encoding FMN-dependent NADH-azoreductase translates to MKKVLVLKSSILSGYSQSNQLSDYFVSKVNGDVTTRDLVAQPLPYFTGDAAAATRGEAQSEEQKSLLALSDSLVEELKGTDVVVINAPMYNFSVPAQLKSYFDFVARAGVTFQYTAEGPEGLVKGKKAVVILTSGGMHKDGPTDLVKPFVQTFLGFIGITDVQFVYAPGLAMADHAPKAIEAAKQELDSIAAAL, encoded by the coding sequence ATGAAAAAAGTATTAGTTTTAAAATCAAGTATTCTTTCGGGTTATTCACAATCTAACCAATTAAGTGATTATTTTGTGTCTAAAGTAAATGGAGATGTAACAACTCGTGATTTAGTTGCTCAACCATTACCATACTTTACTGGTGATGCAGCTGCTGCAACTCGTGGTGAAGCACAATCAGAAGAGCAAAAATCATTATTAGCATTATCAGATAGCTTAGTTGAAGAATTAAAAGGTACTGATGTTGTTGTTATCAATGCTCCTATGTATAACTTCAGTGTTCCTGCACAATTAAAAAGCTATTTTGATTTCGTTGCTCGTGCTGGTGTTACTTTCCAATATACAGCTGAAGGCCCAGAAGGTTTAGTAAAAGGTAAAAAAGCAGTTGTTATTTTAACAAGTGGTGGTATGCATAAAGATGGCCCAACAGATTTAGTTAAACCATTTGTACAAACTTTCCTAGGTTTCATCGGTATTACTGATGTTCAATTCGTTTATGCTCCAGGTTTAGCAATGGCAGACCATGCACCAAAAGCAATTGAAGCTGCAAAACAAGAATTAGATAGCATCGCTGCTGCTCTTTAA
- the rplS gene encoding 50S ribosomal protein L19, protein MSNIIKQIEQEQLKQNIPSFRPGDTLEVKVWVVEGSKRRLQAFEGVVIAIRNRGLHSAFTLRKISNGVGVERVFQTHSPVIDSIAVKRKGAVRKAKLYYLRERSGKSARIKERLGN, encoded by the coding sequence ATGAGTAATATCATCAAACAAATCGAACAAGAACAGTTAAAACAAAACATACCTAGTTTCCGTCCAGGTGACACATTAGAAGTTAAGGTATGGGTAGTAGAAGGTAGTAAAAGACGTTTGCAAGCGTTCGAAGGCGTGGTTATTGCAATTCGTAACCGTGGCTTGCATTCAGCATTTACCCTACGTAAAATCTCAAATGGCGTAGGCGTTGAGCGTGTATTCCAAACTCACTCACCTGTTATTGACAGCATTGCTGTTAAACGTAAAGGTGCGGTACGTAAAGCTAAACTTTACTACTTACGTGAGCGTTCAGGTAAATCTGCACGTATTAAAGAGCGTCTCGGCAATTAA
- the rpsP gene encoding 30S ribosomal protein S16 — translation MVTIRLTRGGAKKRPFYQIVVADSRSPRDGRFIERIGFFNPVATGKAERLRLDVSKVDEWVAKGASLSVRVATLVKEARQAA, via the coding sequence ATGGTAACCATTCGTTTAACTCGTGGCGGAGCTAAAAAACGCCCATTTTATCAAATCGTGGTAGCAGATAGTCGCTCACCACGTGACGGTCGCTTCATTGAGCGTATCGGTTTTTTCAATCCAGTTGCAACAGGTAAAGCAGAACGTTTACGTTTAGATGTATCTAAAGTTGATGAGTGGGTTGCAAAAGGTGCATCACTTTCAGTACGTGTTGCTACTTTAGTTAAAGAAGCGCGTCAAGCAGCTTAA
- the asnA gene encoding aspartate--ammonia ligase, producing MQKSFILQQQEISFVKNTFTQNLIEQLDIIEVQGPILSEVGNGMQDNLSGVEKAVQVHVKQIPDATYEVVHSLAKWKRHTLSRFHFKEGEGLFVHMKALRPDEDSLDPTHSVYVDQWDWEKVIPEGRRNFEYLKETVSSIYRAIRLTELAVEARFDIPSELPKQITFVHSEDLVKRYPDMTSKQRENAICKEHGAVFLIGIGGELSDGKAHDGRAPDYDDWTTESEKGYKGLNGDILVWNEQLGTAFELSSMGIRVDEKALRLQVSLTGDEDRLEMDWHKDLLAGRLPLSIGGGIGQSRMAMFLLHKRHIGEVQSSVWPKAMLEQYENIL from the coding sequence ATGCAAAAATCATTTATTTTACAACAACAAGAAATTAGCTTTGTTAAGAACACATTTACTCAAAACTTAATAGAACAATTAGATATTATTGAAGTGCAAGGCCCAATACTAAGTGAAGTGGGTAACGGGATGCAAGATAACCTTTCTGGCGTTGAAAAAGCGGTTCAAGTTCATGTTAAACAAATTCCAGATGCAACCTATGAAGTGGTTCATTCTCTCGCAAAATGGAAACGTCATACATTATCTCGTTTCCATTTTAAAGAAGGTGAAGGCTTATTTGTTCATATGAAAGCATTACGCCCAGATGAAGATTCTTTAGATCCAACTCACTCTGTTTATGTGGATCAATGGGATTGGGAAAAAGTGATTCCTGAAGGTCGTCGTAATTTCGAATATTTAAAAGAAACAGTAAGTTCGATTTATCGTGCGATTCGTTTAACTGAATTAGCAGTTGAAGCACGTTTTGATATTCCTTCAGAATTACCAAAACAAATTACGTTTGTTCACAGTGAAGATTTAGTAAAACGCTATCCAGATATGACAAGTAAACAACGTGAGAATGCAATCTGTAAAGAACACGGTGCAGTATTCTTAATTGGTATTGGTGGCGAATTATCAGATGGTAAAGCTCATGATGGACGTGCGCCAGACTACGATGACTGGACAACAGAATCTGAGAAAGGTTATAAAGGCTTAAACGGTGATATTTTAGTTTGGAATGAACAATTAGGTACAGCATTTGAATTATCATCAATGGGTATCCGTGTGGATGAGAAAGCATTACGCTTACAAGTTTCATTAACTGGTGATGAAGATCGTTTAGAAATGGATTGGCATAAAGATTTATTAGCAGGTCGTTTACCATTGTCTATCGGTGGTGGTATCGGTCAATCTCGTATGGCAATGTTCTTATTACATAAACGTCACATTGGTGAAGTACAATCTAGCGTATGGCCAAAAGCGATGTTAGAACAATACGAAAACATTTTATAA
- the rimM gene encoding ribosome maturation factor RimM (Essential for efficient processing of 16S rRNA): MNKQIEVVGKLGSTYGIRGWLRLYSSTEYSESIFDYQPWFLNIKGQWQEVELETWRYHNNDLIVKLVGTDDRESAQLLTNMEIGVDLSCFPKLEEGDYYWHDLIGCEVINLDGYNMGKVTELMETGSNDVLVVQASSKDAFGKQERLIPFLYEQVVKRVDLTTKIIEVDWDAGF; this comes from the coding sequence ATGAATAAGCAAATTGAAGTTGTCGGAAAATTAGGATCAACCTATGGAATCCGAGGCTGGTTGCGTCTTTATTCATCGACAGAATATTCTGAAAGTATTTTTGACTATCAGCCTTGGTTTTTAAATATTAAAGGTCAATGGCAAGAAGTTGAACTAGAAACTTGGCGTTATCACAATAATGATTTGATTGTTAAATTAGTAGGGACAGATGACCGTGAGTCAGCTCAGCTACTAACTAATATGGAAATTGGTGTTGATTTAAGTTGTTTTCCTAAGCTAGAAGAAGGGGATTATTATTGGCATGATTTAATCGGTTGCGAAGTAATTAACCTTGATGGCTATAATATGGGTAAAGTGACTGAGTTAATGGAAACTGGATCAAATGATGTATTAGTTGTGCAAGCAAGTAGTAAGGATGCTTTTGGTAAACAGGAACGATTAATTCCGTTCTTATACGAACAAGTAGTTAAAAGAGTAGATCTCACCACTAAAATAATTGAAGTGGATTGGGACGCTGGTTTCTAA
- the recG gene encoding ATP-dependent DNA helicase RecG has translation MNSQLLDGIPLTALSGVGAAISERLSRIGINNVQDLLFHLPMRYEDRTRITPIIDLRPESYATIEGTVLVTEVQFGKRPILSTTLSDGTSKIMLKFFNFNAGMKNSLVAGARVKAFGEIKRGRYMAEIHHPEYQIIRGDQPLVLAETLTPIYSKTEGLKQASLRKLTDQALGVLANVQVPELLPDEFNPHKYSLKEALQFLHRPTPDTSIEQLENGEHPAQKRLIFEELLAHNLAMQKIRKGIQQHHAEPLTYKTDLKQRFLSTLPFKPTNAQWRVAQEIEQDLAKPFPMMRLVQGDVGSGKTLVAALAALLAIDNGKQVALMAPTEILAEQHANNFANWLKPFGIEVGWLAGKVKGKARQAQLEAIQTGQVQMIIGTHALFQDQVEFNQLALVIIDEQHRFGVHQRLSLREKGVKEDIYPHQLIMTATPIPRTLAMTVYADLDTSIIDELPPGRTPITTVAISEERRDEIVQRVYQACKNEHRQAYWVCTLIDESEVLEAQAAEAIAEDLQRALSDLRIGLVHGRMKLQEKQAIMAEFKQGNIDLLVATTVIEVGVDVPNASLMIIENSERLGLAQLHQLRGRVGRGATASHCVLMYKPPLGKISSKRLQVLRDSQDGFVIAEKDLQIRGMGEILGTKQTGMAELKIANLMRDRKMIPLVQSYAKQLINKYPDIAEQLIYRWISDNAEYSNA, from the coding sequence ATGAATTCACAACTATTAGACGGTATTCCATTAACAGCTTTATCAGGTGTTGGTGCGGCGATTTCAGAACGATTAAGTCGAATTGGGATCAATAACGTACAGGATCTGTTATTTCATTTGCCTATGCGTTATGAAGATCGTACACGGATCACGCCGATTATCGATTTGCGTCCAGAATCTTATGCAACGATCGAGGGAACGGTTTTAGTCACGGAAGTGCAATTTGGTAAACGCCCGATTCTTTCTACTACGTTGTCGGACGGTACAAGCAAAATAATGCTTAAGTTTTTTAACTTTAATGCAGGAATGAAAAATAGCTTGGTCGCTGGAGCGAGAGTCAAAGCCTTTGGTGAAATCAAACGTGGTCGCTACATGGCAGAAATTCATCATCCAGAATATCAAATTATTCGAGGGGACCAACCGCTTGTACTAGCAGAAACCTTAACTCCAATTTATTCTAAAACCGAAGGGCTAAAACAAGCCTCGCTGAGAAAATTAACGGATCAGGCATTGGGCGTTTTAGCGAATGTACAGGTACCTGAATTATTACCCGATGAATTTAATCCCCATAAATACAGTTTGAAAGAAGCTTTGCAATTCCTGCATCGTCCAACCCCCGATACCAGTATTGAACAATTAGAGAATGGTGAACACCCTGCGCAAAAACGACTCATTTTTGAAGAACTTTTAGCGCATAACTTAGCGATGCAGAAAATCAGAAAAGGGATTCAACAACACCATGCAGAGCCTTTGACCTATAAAACTGATTTAAAACAACGGTTTTTATCCACACTACCTTTTAAACCAACCAATGCACAATGGCGGGTTGCTCAAGAAATCGAACAAGATTTAGCAAAACCTTTTCCTATGATGCGATTAGTGCAAGGGGACGTTGGTTCGGGAAAAACATTGGTGGCGGCATTGGCTGCATTATTAGCAATTGATAATGGTAAACAAGTGGCATTAATGGCACCGACAGAAATTTTAGCGGAACAACACGCAAATAATTTCGCTAATTGGTTAAAACCCTTTGGTATTGAAGTTGGTTGGTTGGCGGGGAAGGTCAAGGGCAAAGCAAGACAAGCACAGTTAGAAGCGATTCAAACAGGGCAAGTGCAGATGATCATTGGGACGCATGCGTTGTTCCAAGATCAAGTTGAGTTTAATCAGCTTGCTTTAGTGATTATTGATGAACAACACCGCTTTGGTGTGCATCAACGTTTAAGCTTACGAGAAAAAGGGGTAAAGGAAGACATTTACCCTCATCAGCTTATTATGACAGCTACGCCTATTCCAAGAACATTAGCAATGACGGTTTATGCTGATTTAGATACGTCTATTATTGATGAATTGCCACCAGGACGCACACCAATTACCACCGTAGCGATTTCGGAAGAACGCCGAGATGAAATTGTTCAGCGGGTGTATCAAGCTTGTAAAAATGAGCATCGCCAAGCCTATTGGGTCTGTACCCTCATTGATGAATCAGAAGTGTTAGAAGCTCAAGCAGCGGAAGCAATAGCAGAAGATTTACAGCGAGCCTTGTCGGATTTACGTATTGGCTTAGTGCATGGCAGAATGAAACTACAAGAGAAACAAGCCATTATGGCGGAGTTTAAACAAGGTAATATTGATTTACTTGTGGCAACCACTGTAATCGAAGTGGGCGTTGATGTACCCAATGCCAGCTTGATGATTATCGAAAATTCAGAACGATTAGGGCTTGCGCAGTTACACCAATTACGAGGACGAGTTGGACGAGGCGCAACAGCATCTCATTGTGTCCTCATGTATAAACCCCCACTGGGAAAAATTTCCTCAAAGCGTTTGCAAGTATTGCGTGATAGCCAAGATGGCTTTGTTATAGCAGAAAAAGATCTTCAAATTCGAGGAATGGGCGAAATTCTAGGGACAAAACAGACAGGAATGGCGGAGTTAAAAATAGCGAATCTCATGCGTGATCGCAAAATGATCCCCTTAGTCCAATCTTACGCAAAACAATTAATCAATAAATACCCCGATATAGCCGAACAGCTGATTTATCGTTGGATTAGTGATAATGCAGAGTATAGTAATGCGTAG
- a CDS encoding PQQ-dependent sugar dehydrogenase, translating into MKRKMLAILMSFYASVAYSAVENPTVNIMDEHFDAKVLIDNLHSPTDMDWGYDNNIWLIENESNQLSTVNPETGEHHVIYTPPLISTETKRPTLLSFAFHPEFLKNKQSDYLYLYQSYTVPNNEEGETQIWGKITRLTYDSSTQQFVNEITLIDKIPSNVDHPFGSLHFGSDGKLYLALDDHTSAQQCENTVAQTIPSANDIVTQDFSDYRGKILRLNTDGTIPEDNPRIQGIKSHIFAYGFHRPKNLIFSQDRIFNVDQGTQINDEINIIGAGNNYGWPTMLGYSENMNCAEQAIKNTSTQTQLPIKTFSDTIEPSGLAYYSKTGGITALQNSILVTGHKTGTLYQIPLNPERSQANGNTVAHLYSNNHYQSVLVSADGKKIYIATDNSESSDNRGAILIFTQKL; encoded by the coding sequence ATGAAAAGAAAAATGTTAGCAATCCTAATGAGTTTTTATGCCTCAGTAGCCTATTCTGCTGTAGAAAACCCGACTGTTAATATTATGGATGAGCACTTTGATGCTAAAGTATTAATCGATAATCTACACAGCCCTACTGATATGGATTGGGGATATGATAATAATATTTGGCTCATCGAAAATGAGAGTAATCAGTTATCAACCGTGAATCCAGAAACGGGAGAACATCATGTCATTTATACTCCGCCATTAATCTCTACGGAAACGAAACGACCAACCCTACTCAGTTTTGCATTTCACCCTGAATTCTTAAAAAATAAGCAATCTGATTATTTATACCTCTATCAAAGCTACACTGTACCTAATAATGAGGAAGGAGAAACTCAAATATGGGGAAAGATCACCCGTTTAACTTATGATAGTTCAACGCAACAATTCGTTAATGAGATCACGTTGATCGATAAGATCCCATCAAATGTCGATCATCCATTTGGATCACTACATTTTGGATCCGATGGAAAACTTTACCTCGCATTAGATGATCATACTTCAGCTCAACAATGTGAAAATACGGTAGCCCAAACAATTCCATCCGCAAACGATATTGTGACTCAAGATTTTAGTGATTATCGAGGGAAAATATTACGCCTAAATACCGATGGCACGATTCCAGAAGATAATCCGAGAATACAAGGCATAAAAAGCCATATTTTTGCGTACGGCTTTCACCGTCCTAAAAATCTGATCTTTAGTCAGGATCGTATTTTTAATGTCGATCAAGGTACTCAAATCAATGATGAAATCAATATTATTGGTGCAGGAAATAATTATGGTTGGCCAACAATGCTAGGTTATTCTGAAAATATGAATTGTGCTGAACAAGCTATAAAAAATACTTCAACACAGACACAACTACCAATTAAGACATTTTCAGATACTATTGAGCCTAGTGGTTTAGCCTATTATTCAAAGACTGGGGGAATTACCGCTCTACAAAATTCGATACTTGTGACAGGGCATAAAACAGGTACTTTATATCAAATTCCACTTAATCCAGAAAGATCTCAAGCAAACGGAAATACTGTCGCTCATCTCTATTCTAACAACCATTATCAATCTGTATTAGTTAGCGCTGATGGGAAAAAAATCTATATTGCAACAGATAATAGCGAAAGCTCAGATAATCGTGGGGCAATTCTTATTTTCACTCAAAAACTCTAA
- the spoT gene encoding bifunctional GTP diphosphokinase/guanosine-3',5'-bis pyrophosphate 3'-pyrophosphohydrolase: protein MHLFESLHTIIQEYLPPDKIELVKRAFEVAKDGHQGQFRSSGEPYITHPVAVAGIIAKMKLDHEAVMAALLHDVIEDTPYTEEQLAEEFGTSVAEIVQGVSKLDKLKFRTRQEAQVENFRKMILAMTKDVRVVLIKLADRTHNMRTLGALRPDKRQRIAKETLEIYTPLAHRLGMESLKSELEDLCFEAMYPYRYKVIKRAVEAARGHLQPLIQRITADMKGRLDEVGIRSRIYGKERPLFYLYQKMREKEQYFNSILDIYSFRVVVENIDNCYRTLGLMHSLYKPRPGQVKDYIAVPKTNGYQSLHTSMIGHKGAPIDVLIRTEEMDEMAKLGVAAHWRYQDYVSTSVQVRIQKWLKSIVEMQQSAGNSAEFIENVKSDLFSSDIYVFTPKGRIIQLPAKATPVDFAYALHTDIGDRCIGAIVDHQPYPLSEPLQSGQTVEIQTADSVRLNALWLNFVVTAKARSSIRNTLKNQKRDAAISLGKRQLLLSLNATNFSNIDPTIQQSVLKELKLETFDDLLAEIGLGNQVSGIVAQRLSGEKLEIDTDGNPENNQPLAIKGIESSLISFAQCCLPVPGDEIIAHISSGKGLTIHNVTCHNVKDHLNDKRDYMAVNWEIAKEKAVEFESAIYIDTLNQQGVLADIAATLAKMNSNILNINGTRLAGGIYQLKLVISVVDKSHLEAILHKLSHLNGVVQAARSI from the coding sequence GTGCATCTTTTTGAAAGTCTTCATACCATTATTCAAGAATATTTACCGCCAGACAAAATCGAGCTGGTAAAACGTGCTTTTGAGGTAGCGAAAGATGGTCATCAGGGGCAATTTCGCTCTAGTGGTGAACCCTATATCACGCATCCTGTTGCGGTTGCAGGCATTATTGCAAAGATGAAATTAGATCATGAAGCAGTAATGGCAGCGTTATTACATGATGTAATTGAAGATACTCCTTATACAGAAGAACAATTAGCTGAGGAATTTGGCACTAGCGTGGCAGAGATTGTTCAAGGCGTATCAAAATTAGATAAACTTAAATTTAGAACCCGCCAAGAAGCACAAGTCGAAAATTTTCGCAAAATGATTTTGGCGATGACCAAAGATGTTCGCGTAGTTTTGATTAAATTGGCGGATCGCACTCATAATATGCGGACATTAGGTGCATTACGCCCAGATAAACGTCAGCGTATTGCCAAAGAAACCTTAGAAATTTATACCCCATTAGCCCATCGTTTAGGGATGGAATCGCTCAAATCAGAATTAGAAGATCTTTGTTTTGAGGCAATGTATCCTTATCGCTATAAGGTGATTAAACGTGCAGTTGAAGCTGCTCGAGGTCATTTACAACCATTAATTCAGCGTATCACAGCAGATATGAAAGGTCGCTTAGATGAAGTGGGTATTCGCTCACGCATTTATGGTAAAGAGCGTCCACTTTTCTATCTTTATCAAAAGATGCGTGAGAAAGAGCAGTATTTTAATTCCATTTTAGATATTTATTCCTTTAGGGTTGTGGTGGAAAATATTGATAATTGCTACCGCACCTTAGGCTTAATGCACTCACTGTATAAACCTCGCCCAGGGCAAGTCAAAGACTATATCGCTGTACCCAAAACGAATGGCTATCAGTCGTTACATACTTCAATGATTGGACACAAAGGCGCACCAATTGACGTTTTAATTCGTACTGAAGAAATGGATGAAATGGCGAAATTGGGTGTGGCAGCACATTGGCGTTATCAAGATTATGTTAGTACAAGTGTACAGGTGCGTATTCAAAAATGGCTGAAAAGTATCGTTGAAATGCAACAAAGTGCAGGGAATTCCGCTGAATTTATCGAGAATGTTAAATCAGACCTATTTTCTAGCGATATTTATGTCTTTACGCCAAAAGGTCGAATTATTCAGTTACCTGCTAAAGCGACACCTGTCGATTTTGCTTATGCGTTGCATACTGATATTGGTGATAGATGTATTGGTGCAATCGTCGATCATCAACCTTACCCACTTTCCGAACCATTACAATCAGGGCAAACGGTAGAAATTCAAACGGCAGATTCTGTGCGTTTAAATGCCTTGTGGTTGAATTTTGTGGTGACGGCTAAAGCACGTTCAAGTATTCGCAATACCTTGAAAAACCAAAAACGTGATGCGGCAATTTCGTTAGGGAAACGCCAATTATTGCTTTCATTGAATGCAACTAATTTTTCAAATATCGATCCGACTATTCAGCAATCAGTATTGAAGGAATTAAAATTAGAAACCTTTGATGATTTGCTCGCGGAAATAGGATTAGGTAATCAAGTGAGCGGTATTGTTGCACAACGTTTATCAGGTGAAAAACTAGAAATTGATACAGATGGTAACCCAGAAAATAATCAACCTCTAGCGATTAAGGGCATCGAAAGTAGCTTAATCAGTTTTGCACAATGTTGTTTACCAGTACCCGGCGATGAAATCATAGCGCATATCAGTTCAGGTAAGGGCTTAACAATTCATAATGTGACTTGCCATAATGTGAAAGATCATTTGAATGATAAGCGTGATTACATGGCGGTAAATTGGGAAATCGCTAAAGAGAAAGCCGTTGAATTTGAATCGGCAATCTATATTGATACTTTAAATCAACAAGGCGTATTGGCGGATATAGCAGCAACCTTGGCGAAAATGAATAGCAATATTTTAAATATCAATGGTACACGTTTAGCGGGGGGGATTTATCAGCTTAAACTTGTGATTAGCGTGGTAGATAAATCCCATTTAGAAGCTATCTTACACAAATTATCGCACCTGAATGGCGTAGTCCAAGCGGCCAGATCCATTTAA
- the trmD gene encoding tRNA (guanosine(37)-N1)-methyltransferase TrmD produces the protein MWIGIISLFPEMFKAITEFGVTGRAVKHNLLQVSCWNPRDFTHDKHKTVDDRPYGGGPGMLMMVQPLRDAIREAKLTACKEDGVEAKVIYLSPQGRKLDQSGVQELATNQKLILVCGRYEGIDERLIQSEVDEEWSIGDYVLTGGELPAMTLIDAVARFIPGVLGKQASALEDSFVDGLLDCPHYTRPEVLDEIPVPSVLMSGHHEKIRQWRLEQSLERTWLRRPELLDSLALTDEQRVLLEKIKKQHKSVNSRT, from the coding sequence ATGTGGATTGGTATCATTTCACTGTTTCCCGAAATGTTTAAAGCAATTACCGAATTCGGGGTTACAGGTAGAGCAGTAAAACATAATCTATTACAAGTATCATGTTGGAATCCAAGAGATTTTACGCATGATAAACATAAAACCGTGGATGATCGTCCTTATGGTGGTGGTCCAGGCATGTTGATGATGGTTCAGCCTCTTCGTGATGCAATTCGTGAAGCTAAACTGACCGCTTGTAAAGAAGATGGTGTGGAAGCAAAGGTGATTTATCTTTCTCCACAAGGTCGTAAATTAGATCAAAGTGGCGTGCAAGAACTTGCTACGAATCAGAAACTGATTTTAGTATGTGGACGCTATGAAGGCATTGATGAAAGATTAATTCAATCTGAAGTTGATGAGGAATGGTCAATAGGCGATTATGTTTTAACGGGTGGGGAATTGCCTGCAATGACATTAATTGATGCTGTTGCAAGATTTATTCCTGGTGTATTAGGCAAGCAAGCCTCTGCATTAGAAGATTCTTTTGTAGATGGATTATTAGATTGTCCTCATTACACTCGCCCAGAAGTATTAGATGAGATACCTGTGCCGTCGGTGCTGATGTCTGGACACCATGAGAAAATTCGTCAATGGCGATTAGAGCAATCGCTTGAGAGAACATGGTTAAGACGCCCTGAGCTATTGGATAGCCTAGCTCTGACTGACGAACAAAGGGTGTTGTTGGAAAAAATTAAGAAACAACACAAATCAGTTAATTCTAGGACATAG
- the udp gene encoding uridine phosphorylase, producing the protein MSEVFHLGLTKAMLKGAKVAIVPGDPARSERIAAKMDNPEFLASTREFTSWLGYVDGQPIVVCSTGIGGPSVSICVEELAQLGVRTFLRIGTTGAIQPHINVGDVLVTTGAVRLDGASLHFAPMEYPAVANFEATNALYASALEHNVKPYVGITASSDTFYPGQERYDTYSGKVYRHFQGSLKQWQELNVMNFEMESATLFTMCGALGLRAGMVSGVIVNRTQQEIPNEETIKGTEEKAISVAVKAAGKLALDY; encoded by the coding sequence ATGTCAGAAGTATTTCATTTAGGCTTAACAAAAGCCATGTTAAAAGGCGCAAAAGTTGCTATCGTTCCTGGAGATCCTGCTCGTAGTGAGCGTATTGCAGCCAAAATGGATAATCCTGAATTTCTTGCATCCACTCGTGAATTTACTTCATGGTTAGGTTATGTAGATGGTCAACCTATCGTGGTATGTTCAACAGGGATCGGTGGTCCTTCTGTCTCAATTTGTGTAGAAGAATTGGCTCAATTAGGTGTACGTACCTTCCTACGTATCGGTACAACAGGTGCAATCCAACCGCATATCAACGTGGGTGATGTACTTGTGACAACAGGTGCAGTACGCTTAGATGGTGCAAGCTTACACTTTGCACCAATGGAATATCCAGCAGTTGCAAACTTTGAAGCAACCAATGCTCTATATGCTTCAGCATTAGAACACAATGTAAAACCTTATGTGGGTATCACCGCTTCATCTGATACATTCTATCCTGGTCAAGAACGTTACGATACTTACTCAGGTAAAGTTTATCGTCATTTCCAAGGTTCATTAAAACAATGGCAAGAACTCAATGTCATGAACTTTGAAATGGAATCAGCAACACTCTTCACGATGTGTGGTGCATTAGGATTACGTGCAGGTATGGTGTCAGGTGTTATAGTGAACCGTACACAACAAGAAATTCCTAATGAAGAAACCATTAAAGGTACTGAAGAAAAAGCAATTTCCGTTGCAGTTAAAGCAGCAGGTAAACTTGCTTTAGATTACTAA
- the asnC gene encoding transcriptional regulator AsnC codes for MQTNHQLRLQIDQLDQQILRVLTRDARTSYAEMAKKFNVSPGTIHVRVEKMRQAGIIEGTKIRINERKLGYDVCCFIGIILKSAKDYGGVIAKLREFDQVVEAYYTTGNYSIFIKVMTHTIEELHEVLATKIQLIDEIQSTETLISMQNPILRDINP; via the coding sequence TTGCAGACCAATCACCAATTACGATTACAAATTGACCAGCTCGATCAACAGATTTTACGCGTCTTAACCAGAGATGCTCGAACATCTTATGCAGAAATGGCAAAAAAATTTAATGTCAGCCCTGGAACAATCCATGTACGTGTGGAAAAAATGCGTCAAGCGGGCATTATTGAAGGCACAAAAATTCGTATTAATGAGCGTAAACTCGGTTATGACGTTTGTTGCTTCATTGGTATTATTTTGAAAAGTGCAAAAGATTACGGTGGTGTCATTGCGAAGCTACGCGAATTTGATCAAGTGGTGGAGGCTTACTATACAACGGGCAATTACTCTATTTTTATTAAGGTCATGACGCATACCATAGAAGAACTTCATGAGGTGCTTGCAACCAAAATTCAGCTTATTGATGAAATTCAATCAACGGAAACGCTAATCTCAATGCAAAATCCAATCTTGCGAGATATCAACCCATAA